A region from the Campylobacter blaseri genome encodes:
- a CDS encoding RidA family protein, with the protein MKKIETKNAPVALGPYSQAIKVGDFLFTSGQIGLKVDGEFAGSSIEEQTKQAMENLKAILEVKNLTFEDVIKTTIFLADMNDFAKVNEIYGSYFGEHKPARSTFAVNALPKNALVEIELIAKI; encoded by the coding sequence ATGAAAAAAATTGAGACAAAAAATGCACCAGTTGCATTAGGACCGTATTCACAAGCTATAAAAGTTGGAGATTTTTTATTTACATCAGGTCAAATTGGCTTAAAGGTTGATGGTGAGTTTGCAGGAAGCAGTATAGAAGAGCAGACAAAACAGGCTATGGAAAATTTAAAAGCCATTTTGGAAGTAAAAAATTTAACTTTTGAAGATGTTATTAAAACTACAATTTTTTTAGCAGATATGAATGATTTTGCAAAAGTTAATGAAATTTATGGAAGCTATTTTGGAGAGCATAAACCAGCAAGAAGCACTTTTGCTGTAAACGCTTTACCAAAAAACGCTTTAGTGGAGATAGAGTTAATAGCTAAGATATAA
- a CDS encoding nitrous oxide reductase accessory protein NosL produces MRFVIFIFLALNIANSFALKPNENSNSKIDYIKSDFSSLSAKNLNDCGKALHKVKTRDGEILKYCSLGELAVHSMDMDILFSTISAVDWYTKKNIKADSAYYVVNSSLEYEAAFKNKEDALKFSKEFGGEIANLDKAYDVGFIRVENDLDKNIYKNEKKFYPMGERIYNLKCKKFNFENYPYINELKVDIFKNCKNLDERKAQLVLNYLWYKKSQTSSLNYKISPTDKDKCPVCGMFVYKYPKWTSSLKYADSKESKVLFFDGVKDMFKFIHSPKNYGANSNDLRYEFIHVTGYYTLEAIDAKDAFYVLGSDVLGPMGNELIPFKKEEDARVFRLDHVGMEILRFDEITKGIICKLDGRSCE; encoded by the coding sequence TTGCGTTTTGTAATATTTATATTTTTAGCTCTTAATATAGCAAATAGCTTTGCTTTAAAACCAAATGAAAACTCAAATTCAAAAATAGATTATATTAAGAGTGATTTTTCATCACTTAGCGCAAAAAACCTTAATGATTGCGGTAAAGCCTTGCATAAAGTTAAAACAAGAGATGGGGAAATTTTAAAGTATTGTTCACTTGGTGAGCTTGCTGTTCATAGTATGGATATGGATATTTTATTTAGCACTATTAGTGCAGTGGATTGGTATACTAAAAAAAATATTAAGGCAGATAGTGCCTACTATGTAGTAAATTCAAGTCTTGAATATGAAGCTGCGTTTAAGAATAAAGAAGATGCTTTGAAATTTAGTAAAGAATTTGGTGGAGAGATAGCTAATTTAGATAAAGCATATGATGTTGGCTTTATTAGAGTTGAAAATGATTTAGATAAAAATATATATAAAAATGAAAAGAAATTTTATCCTATGGGCGAGAGGATATATAATCTTAAATGTAAGAAATTTAATTTTGAAAACTATCCGTATATAAATGAGTTAAAGGTAGATATTTTTAAAAATTGTAAAAATTTAGATGAGCGAAAAGCACAACTTGTTTTGAATTATTTGTGGTATAAAAAGTCTCAAACTAGTAGCTTAAATTATAAAATTTCTCCTACAGATAAGGACAAATGTCCAGTATGTGGCATGTTTGTATATAAATATCCTAAATGGACAAGCTCTTTAAAGTATGCAGATAGCAAAGAGAGTAAAGTTCTTTTTTTTGATGGCGTTAAAGATATGTTTAAGTTTATCCATAGCCCTAAAAACTATGGAGCAAATAGCAATGATTTAAGATATGAGTTTATCCACGTTACAGGATATTATACTTTAGAAGCCATAGATGCAAAAGATGCTTTTTATGTTTTAGGCAGCGATGTTCTTGGCCCTATGGGTAATGAGCTTATACCGTTTAAAAAAGAAGAAGATGCAAGAGTTTTTAGGCTTGATCATGTAGGGATGGAAATTTTAAGATTTGATGAAATAACAAAAGGTATAATTTGTAAACTAGATGGGAGAAGCTGTGAGTAA
- the murC gene encoding UDP-N-acetylmuramate--L-alanine ligase: MQKVHFIGIGGIGISAIARFLKEKNYIISGSDIKESETVVELRQEGMEVVTPHSKDIIKDQDFIVYSAAIKEDNIELKEAREKGIKCYSRKEILPLVLKDKKVFSVAGAHGKSTTSAMLASILEGSVIIGAISKQFGSNMKYFESENIIFEADESDSSFLNSNPYLAVVTNAEPEHMEHYDYDTRKLYAAYKGFLERADICVIDAEDEFLSTLKMDCIKLYPSKDITDVRLVLRDYQPYMSFNLKNLGRFEVFGIGYHIAIDASLAILAAACKMGLEEIKEKLSEYKGIRKRFDILVARKDYVLIDDYAHHPTEIKATLKSVKEYANLMGINKITAIFQPHKYTRLKVNLQEFKNCFEGVDDLVILPVYSAGEKSNGIDLQKEFAHLNPLFADKVSRVNENIEFNDIFGVKHRLDYGIVIGFGAGDITYQLRKKI, translated from the coding sequence TTGCAAAAAGTTCATTTTATAGGGATTGGTGGAATTGGAATTTCAGCTATTGCTAGATTTTTAAAAGAGAAAAATTATATAATAAGTGGTTCAGATATCAAAGAGAGTGAAACCGTAGTAGAACTTCGACAAGAGGGAATGGAAGTAGTAACTCCACACTCAAAAGATATTATCAAAGATCAAGATTTTATAGTATATTCAGCTGCAATTAAAGAAGATAATATTGAGTTAAAAGAAGCTAGAGAAAAAGGTATAAAATGCTATTCTAGAAAGGAAATTTTACCACTTGTTTTAAAGGATAAAAAGGTATTTTCAGTAGCCGGAGCTCATGGTAAAAGTACAACCTCAGCCATGCTTGCAAGTATACTTGAAGGTTCTGTTATAATTGGAGCTATTTCAAAGCAATTTGGTTCAAATATGAAGTATTTTGAGAGTGAAAATATTATTTTTGAAGCAGATGAAAGCGATAGCAGTTTTTTAAATTCAAATCCATATTTGGCAGTTGTTACAAATGCTGAGCCTGAACATATGGAACATTATGACTATGATACTAGAAAGCTTTATGCTGCTTATAAAGGGTTTCTTGAGAGAGCTGATATCTGTGTTATTGATGCAGAAGATGAGTTTTTATCAACTTTAAAGATGGATTGCATAAAACTTTATCCAAGTAAAGATATTACAGATGTAAGGCTAGTTTTAAGAGACTATCAGCCATATATGAGTTTTAATCTAAAAAATTTAGGTAGGTTTGAAGTTTTTGGGATTGGATATCACATAGCAATTGATGCAAGTTTGGCTATTTTAGCAGCTGCTTGCAAAATGGGGCTTGAGGAGATAAAAGAAAAATTAAGCGAATATAAGGGTATTAGAAAAAGATTTGATATTTTAGTTGCTAGAAAGGACTATGTTTTAATTGATGATTATGCACATCATCCAACAGAGATAAAAGCAACTTTAAAAAGCGTTAAAGAGTATGCTAATCTTATGGGAATCAACAAAATTACAGCAATATTTCAACCACATAAATACACAAGACTTAAAGTAAATTTACAAGAGTTTAAAAACTGCTTTGAGGGAGTTGATGATTTGGTTATACTTCCGGTTTATTCAGCCGGTGAAAAGAGTAATGGAATAGATTTGCAAAAAGAATTTGCTCATTTAAATCCACTTTTTGCTGATAAAGTAAGTAGAGTTAATGAAAATATTGAGTTTAATGATATATTTGGAGTTAAGCATAGATTAGACTATGGTATAGTGATAGGCTTTGGGGCAGGCGATATTACATATCAATTAAGGAAAAAAATATGA
- a CDS encoding ABC transporter ATP-binding protein, protein MIDVKNITKIFNENTNQEFTALKDISFSVNSGDIFFLKGISGSGKSTLLAIMAGLYKPTFGEIIMNNESISKLSLKFASAFRRKNIGMIFQNFNLIPTFNVIDNILIPTVVDKTNKVEYAKELLSKFDLINKENLLVKNLSGGEQQRVAIIRALINNPTIILADEPTANLDKALSIKLFEYFEDMKKDGKTIIISTHDPFLLESDIADGFFELKKGE, encoded by the coding sequence ATGATTGATGTAAAAAATATAACAAAAATTTTTAATGAAAATACAAATCAAGAATTTACAGCTCTTAAAGATATAAGCTTTAGTGTAAATAGTGGAGATATTTTCTTTCTAAAAGGTATAAGTGGTAGTGGTAAAAGCACGCTTTTAGCCATAATGGCAGGACTTTATAAGCCAACTTTTGGAGAGATTATAATGAACAATGAGAGCATTTCTAAGCTTTCTTTGAAATTTGCAAGTGCATTTAGAAGAAAAAACATAGGGATGATTTTTCAAAATTTCAACCTAATTCCAACATTTAATGTGATAGATAATATACTAATTCCAACCGTTGTGGATAAAACAAATAAAGTAGAATACGCAAAAGAGCTACTTAGTAAATTTGACTTAATAAACAAAGAGAATCTTTTGGTTAAAAATCTCTCAGGCGGAGAGCAACAAAGAGTTGCCATAATTAGAGCGTTAATCAACAATCCAACCATTATATTAGCCGATGAGCCAACTGCAAATTTAGATAAGGCTTTAAGTATAAAGTTGTTTGAATATTTTGAAGATATGAAAAAAGATGGAAAAACTATCATCATCTCTACGCACGATCCATTTTTACTAGAAAGTGATATAGCTGATGGCTTTTTTGAACTTAAAAAGGGTGAATAG
- a CDS encoding DNA-3-methyladenine glycosylase I: protein MEKKCCDWALKSEIEKIYHDNEWGKIVKDDSILFEFIILESFQAGLSWRTILNRREKMREAFDGFNPEILVSYDDNCVEKFMSDDRVIKNRLKLKSLASNAKAFLNIQNEFSSFYNYLWGFVDKKQIINSFSNMKDVPAKTELSDKIAKDMKKRGFKFMGSTTVYAYLQSVGVVNDHLIYCEKR from the coding sequence ATGGAAAAAAAGTGTTGCGATTGGGCGCTTAAAAGTGAAATAGAAAAAATTTATCACGATAATGAATGGGGTAAAATTGTAAAAGATGATAGCATTCTTTTTGAATTTATTATTCTTGAAAGCTTTCAAGCAGGGCTTTCTTGGAGAACTATTTTAAATAGACGTGAAAAAATGAGAGAGGCATTTGATGGATTTAATCCTGAAATTTTAGTTTCTTATGATGATAATTGTGTTGAAAAATTTATGAGTGATGATAGAGTTATAAAAAACAGATTAAAACTTAAATCTCTAGCCTCAAATGCAAAAGCTTTTTTAAATATTCAAAATGAATTTAGTAGTTTTTATAACTACTTATGGGGATTTGTGGACAAAAAACAGATAATAAATTCATTTAGTAATATGAAAGATGTTCCTGCTAAAACCGAGCTTAGCGATAAAATAGCAAAAGATATGAAAAAACGTGGGTTTAAATTTATGGGCTCAACTACGGTTTATGCATATTTGCAAAGTGTGGGTGTAGTAAATGATCATCTAATATATTGTGAAAAAAGATAA
- the dapE gene encoding succinyl-diaminopimelate desuccinylase — MKAIDILIEILKFKSITPKDDGVLNYIDILLPNFKEEFIEKNSVKNLFLKKKFGDGVHLCFAGHVDVVPPGDGWSSDPFKPVIEDGYIYARGAQDMKSGVAAMISALNSVENFSGTLSLLLTSDEEGDALHGTVEVLEILKQRNELPDYAIVAEPTCSKIMGDTIKIGRRGSVNGVLKIFGKQGHAAYPAKCINPVHILASKFKDFAGHNLDNGNEFFEPSKIVITDIRGGMEVTNVTPDYVKVMFNVRNSNLTTSQDIENYIRNLYKDSDISLEINGRTKPFLTNKDSKLVQFLQSSVEEICSIKPVLNTAGGTSDARYFASYGVEVAEFGVINDRIHATNERVSIEEVEKLDKILKNLIEKFN; from the coding sequence ATGAAAGCAATAGATATTTTAATTGAGATTTTAAAATTTAAATCAATAACTCCTAAAGATGATGGTGTATTAAATTATATTGACATATTACTTCCTAATTTTAAAGAGGAATTTATAGAAAAAAATAGTGTTAAAAATCTTTTTTTAAAAAAGAAATTTGGCGATGGTGTTCATCTTTGCTTTGCTGGACATGTTGATGTCGTGCCACCGGGAGATGGCTGGAGTAGTGATCCTTTTAAGCCAGTAATTGAAGATGGATATATATATGCAAGAGGTGCCCAAGATATGAAAAGTGGAGTGGCAGCTATGATATCAGCCCTTAATAGTGTAGAAAATTTTAGTGGAACTTTAAGCTTACTTCTAACAAGTGATGAAGAGGGCGATGCACTGCACGGAACTGTTGAGGTTTTAGAAATTTTAAAACAAAGAAATGAACTTCCTGATTACGCAATTGTTGCTGAACCAACTTGTAGCAAGATTATGGGAGATACCATAAAAATAGGTAGACGAGGTTCAGTTAATGGGGTTTTAAAAATTTTTGGAAAACAAGGACATGCTGCTTATCCTGCAAAGTGTATTAATCCAGTCCATATTTTAGCTAGTAAATTTAAAGATTTTGCAGGACATAATTTAGATAATGGAAATGAGTTTTTTGAGCCAAGTAAGATAGTTATAACTGATATCCGAGGTGGAATGGAAGTTACTAATGTAACACCTGATTATGTAAAAGTTATGTTTAATGTAAGAAATTCAAACCTAACAACAAGCCAAGATATTGAAAATTATATTAGAAATTTATATAAAGATTCTGATATCTCACTTGAAATAAATGGGAGAACAAAGCCATTTTTGACAAATAAAGATTCAAAATTAGTTCAATTTTTACAAAGTAGTGTTGAAGAAATTTGTAGCATAAAGCCTGTTTTAAATACAGCAGGAGGAACAAGCGATGCTAGATATTTTGCAAGTTATGGGGTAGAAGTTGCTGAGTTTGGGGTTATTAATGATAGAATCCATGCCACAAATGAAAGAGTTAGCATAGAAGAAGTAGAAAAATTAGATAAAATTTTAAAAAATTTAATAGAAAAATTTAATTAA
- a CDS encoding LysE family translocator, protein MQEFLQGIMIGLSVALPFGPLNILVMSYAIHSYKHALITGIGAVGADVIYYFLISIGVLQVLNSPEFFNILSVVGSLVLVYLAYDMYKNASKDIALETNLQKNNFKIF, encoded by the coding sequence ATGCAAGAGTTTTTACAAGGAATTATGATAGGATTAAGTGTTGCTTTACCTTTTGGTCCTTTAAATATTTTAGTTATGTCATATGCGATTCATAGTTACAAGCACGCTTTAATAACAGGTATTGGTGCTGTAGGTGCAGATGTGATTTATTATTTTTTAATAAGCATAGGTGTTTTACAAGTATTAAATAGCCCAGAGTTTTTTAATATTTTAAGTGTAGTGGGTAGTTTGGTTTTAGTCTATTTGGCTTATGATATGTATAAAAATGCCTCTAAAGATATTGCATTAGAGACAAATTTACAAAAAAATAATTTTAAAATTTTTTAG
- a CDS encoding endonuclease MutS2, with product MNKNIFKKLDLIEYIENFNSFLSRPKNLYLDGDSKINYEQIMEFSKHEITPCENIAKLDDAIIRTSKFAVLHISEIYEFIKIIRYFNYIKKFNFDIRLKNWLDRIIIPEAISEILDYFDNKGELKDSIDERFFSLKEAYKIKKNEIDRELKKLIYSKSITPYLADTQIHYINENEALLVRGGFNHVLKGSVVARSSGGYFYVIPDSISKLKSEQSAISDKKEEIVYEYCKQISSTFNKNLPFLKFINKEFDKLDSLLARSFLAKAKDYDFVLSDNSRDIIIKEFAHPALNNAKRVSVDFTKKVLLVTGVNAGGKSMLLKSILSATLLSKYLLPMPIRSYGSKIGTFKEFETIMEDPQNVKNDISTFAGRMLGFSKLFNKNNLILGIDEIELGTDFEEAASLYSVLIKKLIAKDSKIVITTHHKRLAMLLAKNSEVELVAALYDEEKGAPKFEFLKGVIGKSYAFETALRYGINPNFVNEAKKLYGEDKENLNEVISKAINLELELKEKLQETKVKEQKLNDLLNSLKNQKEKIEKEQKLLISKLEIEYYRAIEEAKKTINLKDVKDKQRSINRANELKKQINKPESKSKVENFEVGDMVKYDKIKGKIITLSKSDAVILSDNLQLRVPIKLLKRSGNPTPAKKSSIKINVSKPKNASFTLDLHGLRAEEALEKLDKFISNSLVMGYDEVLIKHGVGTGKLAYAVKEFLKAHPSVKAFRDGIPSEGGYGSKVIKF from the coding sequence ATGAATAAAAATATTTTTAAAAAACTAGATTTAATTGAATATATAGAAAATTTCAACTCATTTTTATCAAGACCAAAAAATCTATATTTAGATGGTGATAGTAAGATAAACTATGAACAAATTATGGAATTTTCAAAACATGAAATAACACCGTGTGAAAACATCGCAAAGTTAGATGATGCAATTATAAGAACTAGTAAATTTGCAGTTTTACACATTAGTGAAATTTACGAATTTATAAAAATTATAAGATATTTTAACTATATAAAGAAATTTAATTTTGATATTAGGTTAAAAAATTGGCTTGATAGGATTATCATACCAGAGGCAATTTCTGAAATTTTAGATTATTTTGATAATAAAGGCGAGTTAAAAGATAGTATTGATGAAAGATTTTTTTCACTAAAAGAAGCGTATAAAATCAAAAAAAACGAGATAGATAGAGAGCTTAAAAAACTAATATACTCAAAATCCATAACGCCATATTTGGCAGATACTCAAATTCACTACATAAATGAAAATGAAGCACTTTTGGTTAGAGGTGGATTTAACCATGTTTTAAAAGGGAGCGTTGTTGCAAGAAGTAGTGGAGGGTATTTTTATGTGATTCCTGATTCTATATCAAAACTTAAAAGTGAACAAAGTGCTATTTCGGATAAAAAAGAGGAGATTGTTTATGAGTATTGTAAGCAAATTTCATCTACTTTTAATAAAAATTTACCATTTTTAAAGTTCATAAATAAGGAATTTGATAAGCTTGATAGTTTGCTAGCAAGGTCTTTTTTAGCAAAAGCAAAAGATTATGACTTTGTTTTAAGCGATAACTCAAGAGATATAATTATAAAAGAATTTGCCCACCCAGCGCTAAATAATGCAAAGAGAGTAAGCGTTGATTTTACTAAAAAAGTGCTTTTAGTAACAGGAGTTAATGCTGGTGGTAAAAGTATGCTTTTAAAGTCGATTTTAAGTGCTACTCTGCTCAGCAAATACCTTCTTCCTATGCCCATAAGATCTTATGGCAGTAAAATAGGGACATTTAAAGAGTTTGAAACCATTATGGAAGATCCACAAAATGTTAAAAATGATATTTCTACTTTTGCTGGTAGAATGCTTGGATTTTCTAAACTTTTTAATAAAAATAACCTTATTTTAGGGATTGATGAGATAGAGCTTGGAACAGATTTTGAAGAAGCAGCTAGCTTATATAGCGTGCTTATAAAAAAACTAATTGCAAAAGATAGCAAAATTGTAATCACAACTCACCATAAAAGACTTGCAATGCTACTTGCTAAAAATAGTGAAGTTGAGCTTGTTGCTGCACTTTATGACGAAGAAAAAGGAGCTCCAAAATTTGAGTTTTTAAAAGGAGTTATTGGAAAATCATACGCTTTTGAAACAGCTTTACGCTATGGAATAAATCCAAATTTTGTAAATGAAGCCAAAAAGCTTTATGGAGAAGATAAAGAGAATTTAAATGAAGTTATAAGCAAAGCTATAAATTTGGAACTTGAACTTAAAGAAAAACTTCAAGAAACAAAGGTGAAAGAGCAGAAATTAAATGATTTGTTAAATAGTTTGAAAAATCAAAAAGAAAAAATTGAAAAAGAGCAAAAACTTTTAATTTCAAAGCTTGAAATTGAATATTATAGAGCGATAGAAGAGGCTAAAAAAACTATAAATTTAAAAGATGTAAAAGATAAACAACGTAGTATTAATAGAGCAAATGAGTTAAAAAAACAGATAAATAAACCAGAATCTAAAAGTAAAGTAGAAAATTTTGAAGTAGGAGATATGGTTAAATACGACAAGATAAAAGGTAAGATTATAACTCTTAGCAAGAGTGATGCAGTAATTTTAAGTGATAATCTTCAGCTTAGAGTACCAATTAAATTATTAAAAAGAAGTGGAAATCCAACTCCAGCCAAAAAAAGCTCAATTAAAATCAATGTATCTAAACCTAAAAATGCAAGTTTTACTCTTGATTTACATGGGTTAAGGGCTGAAGAGGCTTTGGAAAAACTTGATAAATTTATATCAAATTCATTAGTAATGGGATATGATGAGGTTTTGATTAAACATGGAGTTGGAACTGGAAAACTAGCTTATGCTGTAAAAGAGTTTTTAAAAGCACACCCTAGCGTAAAAGCATTTCGTGATGGAATTCCAAGTGAGGGTGGGTATGGTTCAAAAGTGATAAAATTTTAA
- a CDS encoding ABC transporter permease, with the protein MKNLFDYTLSSLTRHGLKNIVIIVIFGFLVFLLSSVIMITNSLALEYKTISKDFPDLLVQKRYGAKTYLISQKDVEPYWKMAGISSIEGRIWGQYYFERQQIYTSIFGIKSFVDYYQKEIKDIAEKLDNSSSGPLMITSQSILDFFEEDIETYDGSLPFFTPQNSMIRVGIGGVFKLKHSLENNDLILLDEDIAREILGIEKGYYADFVMRVSNPNEADFIADKIRLFDPTLKVITKKQMLQSYQVLYDYKSGWFLMLLIISFVSFSIILYDKASGLRSEEKKEIGILKALGWEISHIINYKLMESLILSMFAFTIGISLAMFFVYFLQAPGLKYVFSGYSELKQPFELIFSFDFKAIALIFFITIPLYVAVCIMPAWKIATMDSAEVLR; encoded by the coding sequence ATGAAAAATTTATTTGATTACACTCTATCATCGCTAACAAGACATGGACTTAAAAATATAGTCATAATAGTCATATTTGGATTTTTGGTTTTTTTACTATCATCTGTTATTATGATAACAAACTCACTAGCTCTTGAGTATAAAACTATATCAAAAGATTTTCCAGATTTGCTAGTTCAAAAAAGATATGGAGCAAAGACATATCTAATAAGCCAAAAGGATGTTGAGCCATATTGGAAAATGGCTGGAATTTCATCTATTGAGGGTAGAATTTGGGGTCAATATTACTTTGAAAGGCAGCAAATTTATACTAGCATTTTTGGCATTAAAAGTTTTGTTGATTACTATCAAAAAGAGATAAAAGATATAGCTGAAAAACTAGATAACTCTTCTAGTGGTCCTTTGATGATTACATCACAAAGTATTTTGGATTTTTTTGAAGAAGATATTGAGACTTATGATGGAAGTTTGCCGTTTTTTACACCTCAAAATAGTATGATAAGAGTAGGAATAGGCGGTGTTTTTAAGCTAAAACACTCTTTAGAAAACAATGATTTAATACTTTTGGATGAAGATATAGCAAGAGAAATTTTAGGGATAGAAAAGGGCTATTATGCTGATTTTGTAATGAGAGTTTCTAATCCAAACGAAGCTGATTTTATAGCAGATAAAATTCGTCTTTTTGATCCAACTTTAAAGGTTATAACAAAAAAACAGATGTTGCAATCATATCAAGTTTTATATGATTATAAAAGTGGTTGGTTTTTAATGCTTTTAATTATCTCTTTTGTCTCTTTTTCTATAATTTTATATGATAAAGCAAGTGGACTTAGAAGCGAAGAGAAAAAAGAGATAGGCATTTTAAAAGCTCTTGGCTGGGAGATATCACATATAATAAATTATAAACTAATGGAATCTTTAATTCTTTCTATGTTTGCTTTTACTATAGGAATTAGTTTGGCTATGTTTTTTGTATATTTTTTACAAGCTCCAGGGCTTAAGTATGTGTTTAGTGGATATAGTGAGCTCAAACAACCATTTGAGCTTATATTTTCGTTTGATTTTAAAGCAATAGCTCTTATTTTTTTCATAACGATTCCATTATATGTAGCTGTTTGTATAATGCCAGCTTGGAAAATTGCTACAATGGATAGCGCAGAGGTTTTAAGATGA
- a CDS encoding TenA family protein, with amino-acid sequence MLLQDLIDRNQSEWNQYQYHDFIKDLASSKLKLEAFKHYLIQDYIFLKNVGKLYALAIYKSKDIDDLTFFSLGLQNLLQEELAHHIKYCSEQGISEDELKKAEEEISTIAYTRYLLDIANSYSVNEILISLAPCIVGYYGMAEKIGKDISYNPRVEAYKNWIDIYKGKTYKEAVQEYTDFINEKIADIELESKEGERFLKIFRTAIKCEIGFFEQSYGKFHGQGFCLIRKIFG; translated from the coding sequence ATGTTATTACAAGATTTAATTGACAGAAATCAAAGTGAATGGAATCAATACCAATATCATGATTTCATTAAAGACTTAGCTAGCTCTAAACTAAAACTTGAAGCTTTTAAACACTATCTAATTCAAGACTATATTTTCTTAAAAAATGTAGGCAAACTTTATGCTTTGGCTATATATAAAAGTAAAGATATCGATGATTTAACATTTTTCTCTTTAGGTCTTCAAAATTTACTACAAGAAGAGCTTGCTCACCATATAAAATACTGCTCTGAACAAGGCATATCAGAAGATGAACTAAAAAAAGCAGAAGAAGAAATTTCGACAATAGCCTACACTAGATACCTTTTAGATATTGCTAATTCATACTCAGTTAATGAAATACTTATATCGCTTGCTCCATGTATAGTGGGGTATTATGGTATGGCTGAAAAAATAGGAAAAGATATATCTTATAATCCAAGAGTAGAAGCTTATAAAAACTGGATTGATATATATAAAGGTAAGACTTATAAAGAGGCAGTTCAAGAATATACAGACTTTATAAATGAGAAAATTGCAGATATTGAACTAGAATCAAAAGAGGGAGAGAGATTCTTAAAAATCTTTAGAACAGCAATTAAGTGTGAAATAGGTTTTTTTGAACAAAGCTATGGAAAATTCCATGGACAAGGTTTTTGTTTAATAAGAAAAATCTTTGGCTAA